The following are encoded in a window of Natranaeroarchaeum aerophilus genomic DNA:
- a CDS encoding nucleoside 2-deoxyribosyltransferase, translated as MNLFFSASIRGGRSDIDIYADLVDHLNTHGDVLTEHIAEENVEANEQAQGLTDADIYEQDVEWLNEADAVFAEVTTPSLGVGYELGRAVAWDKPILALYGPDADHELSAMVRGNPDVDVIEYETLDDAKPAIDAFLTEHV; from the coding sequence ATGAACCTCTTCTTCAGTGCCTCGATCCGCGGCGGCCGCTCCGACATTGACATCTACGCTGACCTGGTCGACCACCTCAACACCCACGGCGACGTCCTCACTGAGCACATAGCCGAAGAGAACGTCGAAGCCAACGAACAGGCGCAGGGACTCACGGACGCCGACATCTACGAGCAAGATGTCGAATGGCTCAATGAGGCTGACGCCGTTTTCGCAGAGGTTACTACCCCGAGTCTGGGCGTGGGCTACGAACTCGGGCGGGCCGTCGCCTGGGACAAACCGATACTCGCGCTGTACGGGCCCGACGCCGACCACGAGCTGTCGGCGATGGTCCGCGGGAATCCCGATGTCGACGTGATCGAGTACGAAACGCTCGACGACGCCAAGCCGGCGATCGACGCGTTCCTGACCGAGCACGTCTGA